A stretch of Ipomoea triloba cultivar NCNSP0323 chromosome 11, ASM357664v1 DNA encodes these proteins:
- the LOC115997030 gene encoding uncharacterized protein LOC115997030 codes for MQTRSQGGQNLCPLNQELSRELRKLKKGSSNQLKEFEPVEINMETGESSNPGQMSPGGGSSRASPSQGAHTEAQPNTSQDPVAPVRIPISTSMENPNINPYLGGGLGFQFPPQLQGAGMQNFPHLLKPNFFTNPMFDPYQNFPQRAQPYFYQRAQNFQPMATHLAPQFEEEDCIAYPGIEANNFELKTSMINLVQANQFGGSKLEDPKAHITHFDRICQTIKMNGVSMDAIKLRLFPFSLRDQALSWLNSFGPNHFNTWDQLYKSFMQEYYPPSKAAKLKKQIQNFQQFGSENLYEAWKRFKDLRRQCPRNLLSPGDFISSFYEGLLDNYKTVLDTSSMGGVFLDMTPDHGEQLIERITANTAYWYNERVEQPRKEKAVGMFEVDEKVAMQAQLDSIQHMLKEMVLNKKANAQSVISSSQMPPTPQAYSMVQPTTPSPPPSSTMAMVLSCAICGGAHASQSCQLLEPGSHNSYSTVEQVDMIGYQRPQGQAQWRNQVNPSWSNQGFQGRNPPPGFQGNQGFRGGYQGNQQWRGNQGHGTSQANTQNQQGFSQSSQDPDMKTFMNMIMTQMSKLQTEVEGLRAQQQGGGAQASTQPSFNGKLPASTENPRNQVNAVVTRSGTSLTDPPFPDDNIALEDEGKEKELLPQKRDPEGQVQTKEDTSQGKKNKGKQIDDSVIPCNLLPFPQRLWKSKETERENKFKMMLDKLEISMPFVDAVTQIPSYKKFLKDILSNKKKLEKSAVIDLSEGALACAAIQKNLPPKLKDPGSFAIPCIVGGFVVGRALCDLGASVSLMPYSLCKRLNLGEPKPTTMTLQMADRSIKRPVGVLEDIPVMIDQYYIPGDFVILDIEEDAKVPIILGRPFLATAGAIIDVKRGKLVMEVADHKIEFDIFKMAKHQPTYIDECNMVEICEVNPSEVLKIDKEYSIVEELLEKFGIYTQKEMDTCEQGIFDQGEAGERIFAALDPLGEEHAPKVELKPLPPSLRYVFLGSNSTYHVIVNSSLHSDEIDKLLNVLRKHRRVIGYTIGDLIGIDPKYCMHRIYLEENAKPTVEPLRRLNPNLKDVVKKEILKLLEADIIYPISDSKWVSPIHVVPKKGGITVIENDNNELIPTRLVTGHRMCIDYRKLNKSTRKDHYPLPFIDQLLERMSKNEYFCFLDGFSGYFQISIHPDDQEMTTFTCQYGTFAFKKMSFGLCNALATFQRCMMAIFSEMVEEIMEVFMDDFSVYGKSFDDCLINLDKVLCRCQEVNLVLNWEKCHFMATEGIVLGHKISARGIEVDPAKIEVISKLPPPSSVKGVRSFLGHAGFYRRFIKDFSKIAKPLTHLLAKEVAFNFDESCLIAFSRLKEALCHAPIIQPPDWNLPFELMCDASDYAVGAVLCQKKDRCYYVIHYASHTLDDAQVNYATTEKELLAVVFAMEKFRSYLLGSKVIVHTDHAALKYLFQKKDAKPRLIRWVLLLQEFDLEIRDKKGSENVVADHLSRLQGQKDDKLPIDDSFKGETLYILTGLGKRYVPWFADIVNYLVSGYIPKDFNFNKRKRFLHDVKDYFWDEPLLFKRCADGIIRRCIPEEEFISVLSHCHSSPYGGHMSADRTALKVLQSGLFWPSLFATAREFVSKCNNCQRTGTINRKHEMPQKGILEVELFDVWGMDFMGPFPRSFGNEYILVAVDYVSKWVEAVATPRNAKSLHH; via the coding sequence ATGCaaactagatcacaaggtggTCAAAACCTTTGTCCTTTAAACCAAGAACTCTCTAGAGAGTTAAGGAAGTTGAAGAAAGGCTCATCCAATCAGTTGAAAGAATTTGAACCAGTGGAGATAAACATGGAGACCGGTGAATCTAGCAACCCAGGCCAAATGTCTCCCGGAGGAGGTAGTTCCCGAGCAAGCCCGAGTCAAGGAGCACACACGGAGGCTCAACCCAATACCTCTCAAGATCCAGTGGCACCGGTACGAATACCAATCTCTACCTCCATGGAAAATCCGAATATAAATCCTTATTTAGGAGGAGGATTAGGTTTTCAATTTCCACCGCAACTACAAGGGGCCGGGATGCAAAATTTTCCTCATCTTTTGAAGCCAAATTTCTTCACAAACCCTATGTTTGACCCATACCAGAATTTCCCTCAAAGAGCCCAACCCTACTTCTACCAAAGAGCACAAAATTTTCAACCCATGGCTACTCATCTGGCTCCccaatttgaagaagaagattgcaTTGCCTATCCCGGAATCGAGGCCAATAACTTTGAACTCAAGACTTCCATGATCAATTTGGTGCAAGCAAATCAATTTGGAGGTTCAAAGTTGGAAGATCCTAAGGCGCATATCACCCATTTCGACAGAATATGCCAAACTATCAAGATGAATGGGGTGTCTATGGATGCAATCAAGCTGCGATTGTTCCCATTTTCGTTGAGGGATCAAGCTCTGAGTTGGCTCAATTCCTTCGGGCCAAATCATTTCAACACATGGGACCAACTGTACAAATCTTTCATGCAAGAATACTATCCACCCTCCAAGGCTGCAAAATTGAAGAAGCAAATCCAGAATTTCCAGCAATTCGGAAGTGAAAATCTGTACGAGGCATGGAAGAGGTTCAAGGATCTCAGGAGGCAGTGTCCTAGGAATCTCCTATCTCCTGGGGATTTCATTTCATCTTTTTACGAAGGATTGCTGGACAACTACAAGACAGTGTTGGATACTTCTTCTATGGGGGGAGTGTTTCTTGATATGACGCCCGATCATGGAGAGCAGCTGATAGAAAGAATCACAGCCAACACTGCGTATTGGTACAATGAAAGAGTCGAGCAACCAAGGAAAGAGAAAGCAGTAGGTATGTTTGAAGTGGATGAGAAGGTTGCCATGCAAGCCCAACTGGATTCGATCCAACACATGTTGAAAGAAATGGTGTTGAATAAGAAGGCGAATGCTCAGTCAGTCATTTCCTCATCCCAGATGCCACCCACACCACAAGCCTACTCGATGGTACAACCAACAACTCCAAGCCCACCACCATCTTCCACTATGGCTATGGTGCTCAGTTGCGCTATTTGTGGCGGTGCTCATGCTTCTCAAAGTTGTCAACTATTGGAACCTGGCAGCCACAACTCTTATTCAACTGTAGAGCAAGTTGACATGATTGGATACCAAAGACCTCAAGGCCAAGCGCAATGGAGGAATCAAGTCAATCCTTCTTGGAGCAATCAAGGTTTTCAAGGGAGAAATCCACCTCCTGGTTTTCAAGGCAACCAAGGCTTTAGAGGTGGATATCAAGGCAACCAGCAATGGAGAGGAAATCAAGGACATGGTACGAGCCAAGCAAATACTCAGAATCAGCAAGGGTTTTCACAATCATCTCAAGATCCGGATATGAAAACCTTCATGAACATGATTATGACACAAATGAGTAAATTGCAAACCGAAGTTGAAGGTCTTCGAGCTCAACAACAAGGAGGAGGTGCCCAAGCTTCTACCCAACCTTCATTTAATGGTAAACTTCCAGCAAGCACTGAAAATCCTAGGAATCAAGTCAATGCTGTTGTAACTAGAAGCGGGACGTCTTTGACTGATCCACCCTTTCCAGACGATAACATTGCTCTTGAAGatgaagggaaagaaaaagaacttcTACCACAAAAAAGAGATCCTGAAGGACAAGTGCAGACAAAGGAGGATACTAGCCAAGGTAAAAAGAACAAGGGCAAGCAAATTGATGATTCAGTGATTCCTTGCAACTTATTGCCATTTCCACAAAGGTTGTGGAAGTCCAAAGAAACCGAGAGGGAGAACAAATTCAAAATGATGCTTGACAAGTTGGAGATATCTATGCCTTTTGTGGATGCTGTTACTCAAATACCATCatacaagaaattcttgaaggatATTTTGAGTAATAAAAAGAAGCTGGAGAAGAGTGCAGTGATAGATCTTAGTGAGGGAGCATTGGCATGCGCTGCAATACAAAAGAATCTACCACCGAAGTTGAAGGATCCTGGAAGTTTTGCTATTCCATGTATCGTTGGAGGATTTGTTGTGGGTCGTGCTCTATGTGATCTCGGAGCTAGTGTGAGCCTCATGCCTTACTCCCTTTGCAAGAGGCTTAACCTTGGAGAGCCGAAACCCACTACCATGACACTTCAAATGGCGGATCGCTCAATAAAGCGCCCAGTGGGAGTATTAGAAGACATCCCAGTAATGATCGATCAATACTATATCCCGGGAGATTTTGTGATTCTTGACATTGAGGAAGATGCCAAGGTACCCATAATCCTTGGTAGACCATTTCTAGCCACAGCTGGGGCAATCATTGATGTAAAAAGGGGGAAGCTTGTTATGGAAGTGGCCGATCACAagattgaatttgatatattcaaaatggccaAACACCAACCAACTTACATTGATGAATGCAATATGGTGGAAATTTGTGAGGTAAACCCTAGTGAAGTCTTGAAGATTGACAAGGAGTATTCGATTGTTGAAGAACTTCTTGAGAAATTTGGAATCTACACCCAAAAGGAGATGGACACATGCGAGCAAGGGATTTTTGATCAAGGTGAGGCTGGAGAAAGAATTTTTGCTGCTCTTGACCCGCTAGGAGAGGAACATGCACCAAAGGTAGAACTAAAACCTTTACCTCCTAGCCTAAGGTATGTTTTTCTAGGCTCTAACTCCACTTATCATGTAATTGTTAATTCTTCTTTGCATAGTGATGAAATTGATAAGCTGCTTAATGTGCTTAGAAAACATAGGAGGGTAATTGGTTATACTATTGGTGATTTAATTGGCATTGATCCTAAGTATTGCATGcatagaatttatttagaagAGAATGCCAAACCTACTGTTGAACCCCTTAGGAGATTAAATCCCAATTTGAAGGATGTAGTTAAGaaggaaattttgaaattgctTGAGGCCGACATTATAtaccctatttcggacagcAAGTGGGTGAGTCCCATACATGTTGTTCCGAAAAAGGGCGGTATAACGGTCATTGAAAATGACAATAATGAGTTGATTCCTACTAGACTTGTTACTGGTCATAGAATGTGCATTGATTACAGAAAATTGAATAAGTCTACTAGGAAAGATCATTACCCCCTTCCATTTATTGATCAATTGCTTGAGAGAATGTCCAAGAATGAATACTTCTGTTTTCTAGATGGTTTTTCAGGATATTTTCAGATTTCTATTCACCCAGATGATCAAGAAATGACAACATTCACATGTCAATATGGCACCTTTGCTTTCAAAAAGATGTCATTTGGTTTGTGTAATGCACTAGCTACTTTTCAAAGGTGCATGATGGCAATCTTTTCTGAAATGGTGGAAGAAATCATGGAAGTATTCATGGACGATTTCTCAGTTTATGGTAAGTCGTTTGATGATTGTTTGATAAATCTTGATAAAGTTCTGTGCAGGTGCCAagaagtcaatttagttctgaATTGGgagaaatgtcattttatggcaACTGAAGGCATAGTTCTTGGCCACAAAATTTCAGCAAGGGGAATTGAAGTAGACCCGGCAAAGATTGAAGTCATTTCAAAATTGCCACCCCCAAGCTCGGTAAAAGGAGTAAGGAGTTTTCTTGGTCACGCTGGGTTTTACAGAAGATTCATCAAAGATTTCTCTAAAATTGCAAAACCCCTCACGCACTTGCTTGCGAAAGAGGTGGCGTTTAATTTTGATGAATCTTGTCTTATTGCTTTTAGCAGATTGAAGGAAGCTCTGTGTCATGCTCCAATCATTCAACCTCCTGATTGGAATCTACCGTTCGAATTGATGTGTGATGCGAGTGACTATGCAGTTGGGGCGGTGCTATGCCAAAAGAAGGACAGGTGCTACTATGTGATCCATTACGCAAGCCACACACTTGATGATGCTCAAGTCAACTATGCAACAACTGAGAAGGAGCTTCTTGCGGTGGTGTTTGCTATGGAGAAATTTCGGTCCTATTTGCTTGGGAGCAAGGTGATAGTTCACACCGACCATGCTGCTTTGAAGTATTTATTCCAAAAGAAAGATGCAAAGCCGAGGCTGATCCGATGGGTGCTCCTACTTCAAGAATTTGATCTGGAGATTAGAGACAAGAAGGGATCCGAGAATGTTGTGGCCGATCACTTGTCCAGACTTCAAGGTCAAAAGGATGATAAATTGCCCATAGATGATTCCTTCAAGGGAGAAACATTGTACATCTTGACTGGATTAGGAAAACGGTATGTGCCATGGTTCGCAGACATTGTGAATTACCTGGTAAGTGGCTACATCCCTAAGGattttaatttcaacaaaaGGAAAAGGTTTTTGCATGATGTGAAAGATTACTTTTGGGATGAGCCACTGTTGTTCAAAAGATGTGCAGATGGGATTATAAGAAGATGCATACCAGAAGAGGAATTCATAAGTGTCTTGAGCCATTGCCATTCCTCTCCTTATGGTGGACACATGAGTGCCGATCGCACAGCTCTAAAAGTCCTACAATCTGGACTATTTTGGCCTAGCTTGTTTGCTACTGCAAGGGAATTTGTGAGCAAGTGCAACAATTGTCAAAGGACTGGCACTATCAATAGGAAACATGAAATGCCTCAGAAAGGTATACTCGAAGTAGAACTCTTTGATGTATGGGGAATGGACTTCATGGGTCCATTTCCAAGGTCATTTGGGAATGAGTATATCCTTGTAGCTGTGGATTATGTGTCTAAATGGGTGGAAGCTGTTGCAACCCCAAGGAATGCCAAGAGCCTTCATCACTGA